ttcaacttcttttctaTCATATTCTACTCCTTTAATAAGTAACAAATAccattaaattgtaattttataactttcaaAATAATTCGTATACCAGAAAGCTATTCAATCATGCCAGAGACAAGGAcagaaaatagataaatataaattatgaaaaagaaataaaacatagTTCTATAGAAAAGTATTATATAAAGAAGTAAATTAACAATACAGTttgtaacatattttaaaactttattatcAGCTCAAATGTACTAAATCACAAAAAATACAAAGCAAAAGTTATTAATCAaagtcacattttttttttgtttttaaataatttttttaaaatattaacagaTACTCATGTTTAAAAAAGTATGACATTTTCCGTGgataaaaagaatatatgacAGCATGTTAGTGGAAACAGTGACATGCAATGATTGGAGGATGTGAACAACACTGATTGGAAGGTGGTGGTCACAACAAGCCATGTCGAATTAAATGCTAAAATCACTTATTTGAAATACAACCTTcatttgttaataaataattgtGTAGACTTCAGTTTTCTTACAATTTTCTAATTCGTTTATGCACGAgttttaatactttttctttttaattcttcACTTAGTACTCTTAACATGCTTCACAATACCTTTCTCTGGTTCGCATTTCCCACTACAAAAACCAGTAGTTTTTGTTCAGCCTTATACAATGTGGCTGGATTTGGTTGCTGGTGTCtgaattttcttaataaataatcTTTTATGATGTAATTTGTTAAGGTGTAGTTTGTTCTACAGTGAAAATAGTTTAAGTAATTGCCTTTAAAGTCACTCTTACAGGAACACAATCACTGACAGCAAGTGTTGGTAAGTTTTATCAGAGAAAAGGATcgatgaatataaaatttaatttttaaagggttattttcttttctatcatGCACTTGGCAACGATATAGCAACTCTTATGAACTATctgatgttgatatgaaatcTTTTGAAGGCCTTAAGCAATAAACTCACAGTATCAGTTCAACTGACAATCAAATCTCTTTAGACTACCTTTTCTCCACTTTAGTCTAATCCATCTACCATTCTCCACAACCTCGTGTTCCTCTTAAATCTAGTTGGCAATGGCAACTCCTATATAAGTATACATTATTGATAGCTAATTCCGTACCGATGCTAAGTGAGAACATGAATGTTGTTACAGTTGCAGAAGTAATCAAGTTATGTTGTTTGGTGACTCTGATTTGGCTTGTTGAACTTTGGAACAAACTATGCTCTTTTTCATACTAAATTAGCTATTCAGAAAGTTACACAAGTTCATAACTACATATCAagccacacacacacacacacaaaagaACTTATATGGTCTTGTATTGTTTACATCATGAAGATATTTTTATCCCTGGATTCTTATTCATATAAACATATTCTAGATCTGAAAAGCTTAAAGCCTGCTAGTGATGTTAATGTTTCTCACTTTAGGCGATTTGGTAGTTGTGTGTTTAGGCAAAAGTATAGTGAGGACACCATTTTCCACCTGTGCTTTGATCTGATCCACCTTGACATTTTCTGGCAATTCAATTTCCCTTGAGAAAGCCCCATTCCCGGTGCCTCTCTCAGCAACATGACAAACAGTATCTTTCTCCTTTGCTTGAGGCTCCTCTCTCCCACCTTCCCCTTTGATGTGTAGAACATTTCCATCCTCAATCTGCACCTTTATGTCATCCTTGCTGAATCCTATCCACACACATACCCATCATCCAAAACTCAAATATCACTAC
This window of the Vigna angularis cultivar LongXiaoDou No.4 chromosome 7, ASM1680809v1, whole genome shotgun sequence genome carries:
- the LOC108337627 gene encoding 15.7 kDa heat shock protein, peroxisomal, with protein sequence MADTIFGYPLRRLFWSRPPILTEWSGSTALLDWLESPNAHILKINVPGFSKDDIKVQIEDGNVLHIKGEGGREEPQAKEKDTVCHVAERGTGNGAFSREIELPENVKVDQIKAQVENGVLTILLPKHTTTKSPKVRNINITSRL